The genomic stretch CGGCGGAGGCTATGTCGGGCTTTCTGCGGCGGTCGCGGTGAAGCAGTCTGCTCCACACCTGAAGATCGAAGTGATCGAGGCCGCGCCCGAACATGTCTGGCAGAATGACCAGAGAGCATCCGCGATCATCGCCGCTGCAAGCCGCATGCTCGAGGTCCTCGGCGTTTGGCAGGACATCCTGCCGCAAGCGCAGCCGATCAACAGGATGGTCGTCACCGATTCCCGCACCGCCGATCCGGTGCGGCCAGTCTTCCTGACCTTCGACGGCGCAGTAGAGGAAGGCCGCCCGTTCGCGCACATGGTGCCAAACGTGGAAATGGTGAGGGCATTGCGGGGCGCTTGCGAGCGGCTCGGCATTGCGATCCGGCACGGATTGTCCGCGACCGGCTTCACAACCACGAGCACGAAGACAACCGTCACCCTCTCCGATGGCAGCACGGTGGACACACGCCTGCTCGTCGCCTGTGACGGCGTAAAGTCGAAGCTGCGCGATATGGCGGGGATCAAGACTGTCAGCTGGGACTACGGCCAGTCGGGAATCGTGACGACGGTGGAACATGAGCGGCCGCATGAGGGCGTTGCCGAAGAACACTTTCTTCCTTCGGGCCCCTTTGCCATCCTACCTCTCACCGGCAATCGGTCGTCGCTGGTCTGGACCGAGCGGCGCGAGGAAGCGGAGCAGCTCGTTCGCGCTGATGAACTGGTGTTCGAGGAAGAACTGCAGCGTCGGTTCGGCCACAAGCTCGGCGCGATTACCGTCGCCGGTAGCAGAAAGGCATTCCCGCTCGGGTTGACCCTGGCACGCGCCTTCGTCGCTCCGCGTGTCGCACTTGCGGGGGATGCAGCGCACGGGATCCACCCGATCTCCGGGCAGGGCCTCAACCTGGGTTTCAAGGATGTTGCGGCGCTCGCGGAGACGGTCGTCGAAGCGGATCGGCTGGGTCTCGACATCGGCGCCCTGAACGTACTCGAGCGCTACCAGTCCTGGCGCCGTTTCGACACCTTCCGTATGGGGGTAACCACGGACGTGCTGAACCGCCTCTTCTCCAACGACATCACGCCGATCCGGATCGCCCGCGACTTCGGACTATCGCTGGTGGAACGGCTGCCCGGCCTGAAATCCTACTTCATCGGAGAGGCTGCCGGCACGTCCGCACCCAATCAGCCAAAGCTGCTGGCGGGACACCCGATCTGATGCCGGCGGCTAATCTTCCAGCCGTCTAGCCTCCGAGACCAGCATGATCGGCACACCATCGCGGATGGGATAGGCGAGCCGCGCCTTTTCGGAGACGAGTTCATTTGCCTCGCGATCGAAACTCAGTCTTGCCTTCGACAGCGGACAGACCAGAAGTTCGAGCAGTTTGGGGTCGACCTTGCTGACAATCTGATCCATGGCACCCTACTGTAGCACGGTGTCGGTGTCGCCGGTTCCGCGGGCAAGCAGGATCTCCGTGATGGCGATCAGCGTCTCTGCCCGTGTCCTGAGGTCGGGAGCCTCAAGCAACGCCTGCTTCTCGGCCGGACCAAAGGGCGACATCATCGAAAGCGAGTTCACCAGAGTCCGGTTGCCCGCCCGCTCCACGCTCTCCCAGTCGGCTTCGAGCTTGTTTGCATCCAAATAGGCACGAAAGACACGAAGCAGTTCGGCGCGATCAACCGCAGCCTCATCGTCCTCGGCGGAGAGGTCCGCCATCAATGGAGCGATCCTGAAGCTGCGGAACGGATGGCCCTCGCCGATCTCCTCCAGGAGACGAAAACGGCAAACCCCGCTGAGCGAAGTGATGTAGCGGCCGTCTCCCGTCTCGGCAAACGAGGTAATCCGCCCGATGCACCCGACGCTGCTGAGCACTGGGCTTGCGACGTCGTTTCCGCCCTGATCCGACAGGGCCGGCTGCACGATGCCGATCAGGCGGTCACCTGCCAATGCCGCATCGAACAGGGCAAGATAGCGCGGCTCGAATATATTGAGCGGCAACTGGCCACCAGGCAGAAGAAGCGCCCCGGTCAAGGGAAATACCCGCACCGTCTCCGGCAGGTCCTCCCGCTTCACATATCTTGCATTACCCACAATCATTAGGCCCAATCCTCCAGAGGACCACCGGGCATGGTGCCCACACCGCCATTGCCGGTAATGTGGGGCGCCGGGCGCGGAGCGCAAGGCCGCCTAACGGCAGCCCGGCTCAGGCAAACAGGATGGACGACATCCGCCGGCGTGCGGCGATCGTGTTCGGATCCTTTGGCCCCCAAGCCTCGAAGAACTCGACGAGCTGGCGGCGTGCGCCGTCGTCGTCGAAGCTGCGGTCCTTGCGCATGATGATCAGCAGGTGCTCCGCTGCCTCCTCGCGCTTGCCTTCGGCATTGCGGACCTTGGCGAGCTTCAGCCGCGTCTCGTGATCGTCCGGATGGAGCGACAACTGGTGTTCGAGCGCAGCCGGGTCGCCGAGCTTGCGCGCTTCCTCGAACTGCTCGAGCTTCTTCGCTACGGCCTGCACGGCAGGGTCGCCAGCAATTTCCGGGGGAAGCGAGTGCAGCATCTGGGAAGCGCGCGCGAGATCGCCCAGTTCGATCATGCAGCGCATCATCCCGGCAGCGGCCTTCGCATTTTCTGGATCCGCCTGCAGGACAGCACCGTAGAGCTGGGCGGCCGACTGGACGTCGCCGGCTGCAAGCAGACCATCCGCCTCGCCAACGGCAGCCTCGATCTCGGCAGCCTGATCGGCACCCGCCGGACCGGCGACCTTGTCGATGAACTGCCGGATCTGGGTCTCCGGCACCGCCCCCATGAACCCGTCGACCGGCCGCCCGTCAACAAAGGCGACAACGGCCGGGATCGACTGGATGCCCATCTGGCCCGGTATGGCGGGGTGGTCATCGATGTTCAGCTTGACGAGCTTCACCCGCCCTTGCGCCTCGTTGACGACGCGCTCCAGGACGGGCGTGAGCTGCTTGCAGGGCCCGCACCACGGCGCCCAGAAATCCACCAGGACAGGCTGGCGACGCGATTCCTCCATCACGTCGGCAGGAAAGGCCGCCGTGCTGGTATCCTTGATGAAGGATCCTGCGCCATTGCCGCCGCTCGCTGCGGCCGCACCGCCGAACTGCGCCTTGGCCGTCATCTGGCCACCATAGGAGCCGCCATAGGGGTTGTCTGTGCCGCTCATGAATGCTGTCTCCCGGTCTCGTCTTCGCCGCGTTATACGCCGCGAAACATCGTATGTCAGTCGGTGACTTTCAAGACAAGCGGCGTGTGGCCGGTCGCCTCCAGGAAGCGAAGCAGGTCGTCGCGACTGACGGACGTGGTGGCATCGTTGGAAAGCGGGTGGCCGTTGATGAGCTCATGCTTCATCAGATCCTCGTCGAGAACAAAGGTGACATTCCCGGCCGTATCGTTGATCGCGCCGAACACCGTGACGGAGCCTGGCATGACGCCGAGATATTCCATCATCTTCTCCGGACGGCCGAAGGAGACTCGGCCCGACGCACCGATCACCTTGTGGACCGCCTTCAGGTCCACCGTCGCGTTCTCTTCCACCGTCAGGACGAAGTAGCGGTCCTTCTTGTCCTTGACGAAGAGGTTCTTCGTGTGCCCGCCAGGGATCTCGTCGCGCAGGCTCACCGATTCCGCCACCGTGAAGACCGGGGCATGCGTCTTCGTCTTGTGGGCGATGCCGAGCTTGTCGAGAAAAGCGTAGAAAGCCTCGGGGGTCGTGGGCGCAGGCAGGATCGCGATGTCGTTCATGTCAGCACTTGTCCATTGTTCAGGTCGGGCGGCCGTGCCGCCGCAGGCACCGGATTATCCTGCCTGCAGGAAGGGGGCAAGCACAGGAGCCTCATGGGTGGCTTGCGCCTCGCCGCTTGCCCATTGGCAAGCTCAGTCTGGGCGCCGGTGGCAGTGAAAATTTCTCGACACCATCGTCTTTTCCCTGTTGCATTCAAAAACGAGTTAGGCCATATACCGCCCGTCGCCGCCACACGGCCGGCCCACGATCCACCCACTACCCCAGGATCGCGGATATGAGCGGGTGTAGCTCAGGGGTAGAGCACAACCTTGCCAAGGTTGGGGTCGAGCGTTCGAATCGCTTCACCCGCTCCAATTCTCTCTCCCATTGACTGTTCCGACCAAGGCTGACAACCTTCAGCAGTAGCGCGTTCGCACGGTCCCCTGCTGTTTTCCCCTCATCGGCCCGCAGGCGACCTGCCGCCGTGGTGGCAGCGGTTCCAGCCTGCCGGAAGCCGAGGGCGGCTTCAGTTCTTCATGAAGACGTAGTCCGTCTCCTGGCGCAGCACTTCGCCCGGCCTCAGGATCGCGCTTGGGAAGCCGGGATGGTTCACCGCATCCGGCCAGCCTTGCGTTTCGAGGCAGAAGCCCGCAAAGGCCGGATACTGACGGCCTTCGAGGCCAGGGGTCGGCACTCTCAGCTTGTAGCCCGAATAAAACTGGATGCCGGGCTCCGTGGTGCGGACTTCCAGCGAGACGCCGGAATTGACGCTGCGGGCAAGCGCCACGGAGCGCTTCGCCACCCGCCCCTCCGAAAGGCAGAAGTTGTGGTCGAAGAGGAGACGCTCGCCGTTCTGCAAACGGTCCGTCGGGCCCATGACCCTCAGGTCGTACGGCGTGCCGTCGACAGCCGTCAGGTTTCCCGTCGGACACTGCCGCTCGTCGACCTCCAGAATGTGGTCGGCTGCAATCATGATGTCGTGGCCGAGCGCCGTCTCCGCGCCGTCGAGATTGAAGTAGCTGTGCTGGCAGATGTTGCAGGGTGTCGGCTGGTCGGCCGAAGATTCGTAGAGCACGCGGAGCACACCATCGGCGGCAAGGTTATAGGTGGCGGTAATGGTGCAGTTGCCCGGATACCCCGCCCGGCCATCGGGATCGGTGATCCGCAACACGACCCGGTCTGCCGCAAGGTCTACGATGTCCCAGACCCGCTTCGCGATGCCGTCGCTGCCGCCGTGGAGGTGGGTGACGCCGTTCTCGTTGAGCTCCAACTGGTGAAGCTTGCCGTCCAGCCTGAAACGCCCACCTGTAATGCGGTTGGCGACGCGACCGGGCGTTGCCCCGAAATAGGGGGAGTAGCGGGGATAGTCGTCGAAGGCTTCGAAGCCGAGCACCAGCGGCGGCTTGTGACCGTCCAGGCGCAGGTCCTGGATCATCGCCCCCCACGTCAGGATGGAAGCCGTGAGACCGCCGCCGGAAATCCGCAGACGATGGACCGTCTCGCCCCGTGACGTTTTGCCGAAGACTTCCTGCTCTGCCATTGCACCCTCCCGGTCAGCGCCGCAGAACCTGATCGATTCAGGCGGATGATGCAACGACAAAGCTAGCGGCTGAGGACCCGCGTAACCTGCTCCAGGCCGCCGAGGGTGAGCGGGTACATCCGCTCCGACAGTATGTGGCGCATCATCGCGATAGACTGCACGTAGCTCCAGTGCGCTTCCTGTACCGGATTGATCCAGGCGAAGCGGTGGAAGTGTGCGGTGATGCGGCGAAGCCAAGTCTCTCCCGGTTCCTTGTTCCAGTGCTCCACGGAACCACCCGGATGGCTGATCTCGTAGGGGCTCATCGATGCGTCCCCAACGAAGATCACCCGGTAGTCGCTGCCAAACCCGTTAATGATCGCTTCCGTGGGCAGTCGCTCCGACCGCCGGCCATTGTTTTTCCAGACGCTCTCGTAGAGACAGTTGTGGAAATAAAAATGCTCCAGGTGGCGAAATTCGCTGCGGACGGCGGAGAAAAGCTCCTCGACCTCCCGCACATGGTCGTCCATAGAGCCTCCGACATCGAAGAACATCAAGAGCTTGACGGCGTTGCGGCGCTCGGGTCGCGTCTGCACGTCGAGATATCCGTGTTCCGCGGTGGAGCGGATTGTCCCCTGCAGGTCGAATTCCTCTGCGGCACCCTCCCGCACCCACCGCCGCAGCCGGCGAAGGGCGATCTTGATGTTACGGGTGCCGAGTTCCACCGTGTCGTCGAGGTCGGAAAACTCGCGCTTGTCCCAGACCTTGACCGCACGACGATGCCGCGAGCCCTCCTGCCCGATGCGGACACCCTCGGGGTTGTAGCCATAGGCGCCGAAGGGCGAAGTGCCGGCAGTTCCGATCCACTTCGATCCACCCTGGTGGCGGCCCTTCTGCTCCTCCAGCCGCTTGCGCAGCGTCTCCATCAGCTTCTCGAAGCCGCCGAGCGTCTCGATGAGCCGCTTCTCTTCCTCCGTCAGGTGCTTTTCCGCGAGCCTGCGCAGCCACTCCTCTGGGAGTTCGCTCGCCTCCAGTCCGGCCTCTCCCGATACCGCCTGCAGCCCACGGAAGTGCGACGCGAAGACCCGATCGAACCGATCGATGTGTCGCTCGTCCTTCACCAGGCAGGTGCGCGCGAGAAAGTAGAAGGCGTCGATATCGAAATCCGCCAGGCCCTGCTTCATCCCCTCGATGAGGCTCAGGTATTCGCGCAGCGTGACGGGCACCTTTTCCACCCTCAGCTGCAGGAAAAACGAAAGCAGCATTCTACTCGGTCCCGATCCGCTCCAGGTCGTAATGGGTGGTCTGGTAGATCTCGTTGATCCAGTTGCCGAACAGGAGATGCGCGTGGCTGCGCCAGCGGTTCTGCGGCGGCAGCGTCACGTCATTATGCGGAAAGTAGTCGTGCGGCATCTTGATCGGCACGCCCGCATTGACGTCGCGGAAGTACTCCTCCGCCAGCGACGTGGAATCATATTCCACGTGATTGAACATGTAGAGTCGGCGGCCTTTCGCTTCCTCGACGAGGCAGACCCCCATCTCGTCCGATTCCATCAGGATCCTGAGGTCCGGGATCTTGTCGATGTCCTCGCGGCGAACCTCCGTCCAGCGCGACACCGGCACCTGGAAGTCGTCCGAGAAGCCGGTCAGGTAGACGGACGAGGGGCAGAGATTGCGGTGGCGGTAGACCCCGAACGCCTTCTCCTTCAACTCGTGCTTCTGCACGCCATGGAAGTGGTAGATCGCCGCCATTGCGCCCCAGCAGACATTCATCGTCGAATGGACATTGGTGGTTGTCCAGTCGAGGATCTGCTGCATCTCGTCCCAGTAGGTCACGCTCTCGAAGGGCAGCGTCTCGACCGGCGCACCGGTGATGATGAAGCCGTCGAACTTCCGATGCTTCACCTCGTCCCAGGTATCGTAGAAGGAGAGCAGGTGCTCCTCCGACGTGTTCTTCGCCTTGTGGCCACCGATCCTTACCAGCGACAGCTCCACCTGAAGCGGAGTCGCGCCGACGAGGCGCGCCATCTGCAGCTCGGTCTTGATCTTGTTCGGCATGAGGTTGAGGAGCCCGATCTGCAGCGGCCGGATGTCCTGCCGTACCGCAACCGTCTCGGTCATCACCCGCACGCCCTCCTGCACGAGGATTTCGAAGGCGGGCAGCGTATCGGGGATCTTGATCGGCATCGCACACTCACAAAACAAAAAGCCGGCGGCGACAAATCGCAACCGGCGCGTCAAAGTGAACTTCGCGCGGCCCTTTAGCGACTTGTTTAACGTGGCTGCAAGCCGGCCGGCCAAATCACCACGAAGTGCAATCTAGATAGGCTCTTCTTCCCCTCAGGTCAATTGCGGCCGCCGATGCCGGGGGGCTACCGTTCCCGCCGGGCCATGAAGGCCAGCCGTTCGAACAGGTGGACGTCCTGCTCGTTCTTCAGCAATGCCCCGTGCAGCCGGGGCAGGATCGTCTTGACGTCGGCACGCAGGTCGGCTGGGTCGATGTCGTCTGAGACCAGCAACCGGATCCAGTCGAGCGCCTCGGAGGTGGACGGCTTCTTGCGCAGGCCCGGCACCTCCCTGATCTGATAGAACTGCGCCAGAGCGTTTCGGACCAGTTCCTGCTTGATGCCCGGATAGTGCACCTCGACGATGCGCGCGAGGGTCTCGGCATCAGGAAACCGGATGTAATGGAAGAAACAGCGGCGAAGGAAGGCATCCGGCAGTTCCTTCTCGTTGTTCGAGGTGATGATGACGATCGGCCTCTGCTGCGCCTTCACCGTCTCGCCTGTCTCGTAGACATGGAAGTCCATCCGGTCGAGTTCCTGCAGGAGGTCGTTCGGAAACTCGATATCCGCCTTGTCGATCTCGTCGATCAGCAGGACGGTCTTCTGCGGCGCGGCAAAGGCCTGCCAGAGCTTCCCCTGCCGGATATAGTTGCGAACGTCATTCACGCGCTCGTCACCGAGTTGGCTGTCGCGCAGACGCGAGACAGCATCGTACTCGTAAAGGCCTTGCTGAGCCTTGGTAGTCGACTTGACGTTCCACTCGATGAGATCGAGACCGAGCGCCGAGGCGATCTGCCGGGCGAGTTCCGTCTTGCCGGCCCCCGGCTCGCCCTTGACCAGGAGCGGTCGCTCGAGGCGGATGGCTGCGTTGACCGCGACCATCAGGTCGGTATCGGCGATATAGTCGGATGTACCATGAAACTGCATGAGGAGACCTGTAGGGAATTTTGGCGGCAACCTAAAAGCTCGGCCGAACCGGTGCAAGCCGCTTTCCCTTGCCTGTCGGTCTGGGCTATGGACATCCCCAATGACCAAGTCCACGTTCACGATCCTCCTCGGAGGCGAGCTCACCGTCACGCAGCGGCTGCGCGAAGCGCTCGAAGGAAGCCGCTTCATCGCGGCCGACGGCGGCATGCGACATGCCGCAACCCTCCGCATCGAGCCTGAGCTCTGGGTCGGTGATTTCGACTCGACACCGCCCGCGCTGATCGAGGCGCAGTCCGGAGTTCCGCGGCAGCCCTACCCCGCAGCGAAGAACGAGACGGATGGAGAGATCGCGACGGCGGAAGCGATTGACCGGGGTGCCGAGCGCTTGGTGCTTGCTGGCGCGCTCGGCGGCGAGCGAAGCGACCATGCCCTGCAGCATGTCTTCCACGCCCTCAGCCTGGCCGAACGTGGCATTGAAGTCCTTCTGACCTCCGGCGCCGAAGAAGCCGTCCCTCTGCTTCCCGGACGCCGCCTTCTGGATCTGCCGGCAGGCTCGCTGTTCTCTGTCATCGGTTTTTCCGAGCTGGAAGGCCTCGACATCCTCAACGCCCGTTATCCGCTCGAGAACTTCGTCTTGCCCTTCGGCTCGTCGCGGACGATTTCCAATGTGGCAGAGGGTCCGGTGGCCTTCTCGCTCAAGCGCGGGAAGGCGATGATCTTCGCCCGCCCATACGATCTGACAGGAGCCTGAACCGTGGCACCTCCCATCCTCAAACTCGACGACATCTTCCTGAGCTTCGGGGGCACGCCTCTCCTGGCCGGTGCGGGACTGCAGGTGGAGCCGGGCGACCGCATCTGCCTCGTCGGCCGCAACGGATCCGGCAAGTCGACCCTGATGAAGATCGCGGCTGGGTTGGTCGAGCCGCAGTCCGGGGAAGTATTCCGCCATCCGGGTGCCACCATACGATACCTGGAGCAGGCGCCGGATTTTGGGGACCACCGGACGGTACAGGCCTATGCCGAAGCGGGCCTCGGTCCAGGGGACGATCCCTATCGCGTCACCTACCTCCTGGAGCATCTCGGCCTGAGCGGCGAAGAGGATCCGAACCGACTGTCGGGAGGCGAGGCCCGGCGGGCGGCGCTCGCCCGCGTCATGGCGCCAGAACCAGACATCCTGATGCTGGACGAGCCGACCAACCATCTCGACCTGCCGACGATCGAATGGCTGGAGGAGGAACTGAGGAAGACGCGGAGCGCTCTCGTCCTCATCTCACACGACCGGCGCTTCCTAGAGAAGGTATCGACGGCGACGGTTTGGCTCGATCGCGGCACGTCGCGACGTCTCGATCGCGGATTTTCGTATTTCGAGGCTTGGAGGGACGAGGTACTGGCGGCGGAGGAACTGGAGCAGCACAAGCTGGGCAAGGCGATCGAGCGCGAGGAGCACTGGCTGCGCTACGGCGTGACGGCCCGGCGCAAGCGCAACATGCGCCGGCTGGGGGAACTGCAGACGATGCGTGCCGCCTATCGCGGTCACAAAGGCCCGCAAGGGTCAGTCCAGGCGGCGGCATCGGAAGGTCGGGAATCCGGAAAGCTGGTGATCGAGGCAGAAGCGATCACCAAGAGTTATGGACACCGGCTTATCGTCGCGCCCTTCTCCATCCGCGTACACCGCGGCGACAGGATAGGCCTTGTGGGACCCAACGGTGCCGGAAAGACGACGCTGTTGAAGATGCTGACGGGGCAGCTCGATCCGGATTCGGGAACGGTGCGGCTCGGGACAAATCTCGAAATCGCCACGCTGGACCAGAAGCGGGAGGACCTCGATCCCGAGGACACGCTTTCCCACTACCTCACCGACGGACGCGGCGAAACGCTTCTCGTCAATGGCGAGCAGCGTCACGTCGCGGGCTACATGAAGGATTTCCTGTTCCAGCCCGAGCAGATCCGCACGCCGATCAAGAACCTTTCCGGCGGCGAGCGGGCACGGCTGATCCTGGCGCGGATCATGGCCAGGCCCTCCAACCTGCTGATCCTCGATGAGCCGACCAACGATCTCGACATCGAGACACTGGATCTGCTGCAGGAGATCGTCGCCGGCTACAACGGCACTGTCATTCTGGTCAGCCACGACCGCGACTTCCTCGACCGGACGGTCACCTCGACCATAGCACCCGCCGATCCGGAAACGCCGGACGGGCGCTGGATCGAATATGCAGGCGGGTACTCCGACATGCTGGCACAACGCCGCGGCGTCCAGGAGGAAAGGCGGCGTTCCGAACGCCAGGCAAGGGAGAGGACGGAGACGTCGGCGCCGGCCGCTGAGGCGCCGAAAAACCGCGGCAAGCTGTCCTTCAAGCAGAAGTTCGCGCTGGAGAACCTGCCGAAGGACATCGCCAAGGCCGAGGCCGAGATTTCCGCCCGGGAGAAGCGAATGGCGGATCCCTACCTTTTCACGAGAGATCCGGCAGGCTTCACCGCCCTGGCTTCTGAACTGGAGGCGCTACGCAAGCAGCTCGCAGAGATGGAAGAGGAATGGCTCGAGCTTGAAATGCTGCGCGAGGAGTTGGAGGGGTGACGTTAACCATCTGTTATCCATGAAACGCACTTGAAACCCGTCAACCTGTCACATTGCGGAACAATGACGGCAGGTGGTCGTTCGGGTGGCAGTATCGATGCGGCACGGCCGGGATCGGTACGAAGCGGCACCGAACCATCAGGAGCATCCGATGCTGACAAGTGTAACGAGTGGTTGGCAGACCCCGGTCTCTGAGGAACATCGCGTCCTGATCGTGGAAGACGAGTTTCTCATCGCCTTGGACGTGGCCGATACGGTCGAAGCCATGGGCTTGAAGGTCGCAGGCCTCGCCAATGGCCGCAACCCCGCCCTGGCACTCGCCCAGTCGGCAGACATTGCCCTTGTCGATGTCAATCTGGCTGACGGCAAGACTGGACCGTCGATCGGCCGCGAACTCGCCGAGAAATATGGCGTTGCGGTCATCTTCATGACTGCCAATCCTGAAGAGATCGAAGCCGGAAGCTATGGGCCGCTCGGGGTGCTGACGAAGCCGGTAATGCCGCATGTGATCGAGCAGACGATCGGCTATATCCTTGCAGGCCGAACGGGAGGTTATGCCGAACTCCCCCGCGAGCTTCGCGTCCTTCAAAGCGCCCACTAACGCCCAGTGAGCAACCATGGGCGGCGCTTGCCAAGCGCCGGATCGATCGCTACATCTCTGACCGATCTAACGGGGTGCCACTTTGTGGCTGAGAGGCTTTCGCCAACCCGCAGAACCTGATCCGGTTCACACCGGCGGAGGGATTAGAACGGCGTCCATCAGCCCCTCGTCCTTTCTGCCAAAGAGGAGGCATCGATGCGGCTCTCGGCACTTTCGCTTTTCATTGCGGCGATGATCGCTTCAACCTCGGCAGTCGCCGAGGAGCGCAGCCTGACCGTCTACACCTATGAAAGCTTCACCGCCGAATGGGGCCCGGGGCCAAGGGTCAAGGAAGAGTTCGAGAAATCCTGCACCTGCCGCGTCAACTTCGTGGCGGTCGCGGATGGCGTCGCACTTCTTTCGCGGTTGAAGCTCGAAGGCGAGAATAACGAGGCTGACATCGTTCTCGGTCTCGACACCAATCTTGCCGATGAAGCCAAGGCCACTGGCCTGTTCGAAAGGCATGGACTGGATACAAGTCCCATCAGCGTGCCGGGCGGGTACGGGGACGACGTCTTCATCCCCTACGATTACGGACACTTCGCCGTCATATACGACACCCAATCGATCGCCGCCCCGCCGGCCAGCCTGAAGGAGCTGGTTGAGGGCGACCCTTCCGAAAAGATCGTCATCCAGGATCCGAGAACCTCCACCCCAGGCCTCGGTCTGCTTTTGTGGATGAAGTCGGTTTACGGCGAGGAGGCCGAGGCGGCATGGGCAAAGCTTCGTCGACGCATCCTGACGGTCACGCCGGGCTGGTCTGAGGCCTATGGATTGTTCACCAAGGGAGAGGTCCCGATGGTTCTCTCCTATACCACCTCCCCTGCCTATCACATGGTGGCCGAGGACATTGATCGGTACCAGGCAGTGCCCTTCTCGGAAGGCCACTATATCCAGATCGAGGTCGCAGGTCTGTTGCGGACATCGGAGGATAAGGACCTGGCGCGCCAGTTTCTCGAATTCATGATGTCGCCGGCCTTCCAGAACATCGTACCGACCACCAACTGGATGATGCCCGCCGGCAAGACGAGCGAGCCCTTGCCGGAAGCGTTCGACCGCCTCGTCCAGCCGGAAAAGACCTTCCTCATGGACTCCGCGCACGTGGCGAGAAACCGGCAGGCCTGGATCGATGAGTGGCTGGCGGCGATGAGCGGACGCTAAAGCTCGATGCTGACGAGGCGGGAGCAGCAAACTGCAATCGGTGGAGGTATCGCCACCTTCGCAAGCGTCGCTGCCTTCATCAGTCTTGCCACCTATTCCCTCCTTGCCGCGGCGCCGGACGCTGGCGGCGAGGCACTCTGTACAGATTACACGGCGCGCGTGCTGCGTTTCACGCTTCTTCAGGCAGGGCTCTCCACTTTGCTGTCTATCGGCCTGGCGATTCCGGTCGCATTGGCGCTGGCTCGGCGGCCGCAACTTCCGGGCAGGCTCTGGATCCTGCGGCTGATGGCGCTGCCGATGGGTCTGCCCGCACTCGTCGCTGCCCTTGGCCTCATTACGATCTGGGGGAGGCAAGGACTGGTCAATTCGCTTCTCCTGCGCGGCGGTCTCGACGAGCCGGTCAGCATCTACGGTCTTGGCGGCATCCTGCTCGCACACGTCTTCTTCAACCTGCCTCTCGCATGCCGCCTGATGGTGGCCTCGCTCGATCGGCTGCCGGGCGAATACTGGATGCTGGCCGCACAGCTGGGCATGCGGCCTGGCGCCATCTTCCGGTTCGTCGAATGGCCTGTCCTTTTGCGGGTCCTGCCAGGCGTCGCGGGCCTGATCGTCATGCTTTGCGCAACCAGCTTCACGCTCGTTCTGGTACTGGGCGGAGGTCCGGCTGCCACAACGCTTGAAGTTGCGATCTACCAGTCACTGCGCTTCAATTTTGATCCTGCCCGTGCAGTTGGACTGTCACTGCTGCAGATCGGGCTGACGGCCATGCTCCTGATCATCCTGTCCCGGCTGCCTGTGACCGACGACCGATCGCCGAGCAGCGGCCACCGCGTTAGGCGATTCGACGGCAAAGGAGCCGCGGCGCGGGTATGGGACACTCTGGTCATCGCCGTCGCCACAGCTTTCATCCTGATGCC from Pseudorhizobium banfieldiae encodes the following:
- the thiB gene encoding thiamine ABC transporter substrate binding subunit; its protein translation is MRLSALSLFIAAMIASTSAVAEERSLTVYTYESFTAEWGPGPRVKEEFEKSCTCRVNFVAVADGVALLSRLKLEGENNEADIVLGLDTNLADEAKATGLFERHGLDTSPISVPGGYGDDVFIPYDYGHFAVIYDTQSIAAPPASLKELVEGDPSEKIVIQDPRTSTPGLGLLLWMKSVYGEEAEAAWAKLRRRILTVTPGWSEAYGLFTKGEVPMVLSYTTSPAYHMVAEDIDRYQAVPFSEGHYIQIEVAGLLRTSEDKDLARQFLEFMMSPAFQNIVPTTNWMMPAGKTSEPLPEAFDRLVQPEKTFLMDSAHVARNRQAWIDEWLAAMSGR
- a CDS encoding response regulator; amino-acid sequence: MLTSVTSGWQTPVSEEHRVLIVEDEFLIALDVADTVEAMGLKVAGLANGRNPALALAQSADIALVDVNLADGKTGPSIGRELAEKYGVAVIFMTANPEEIEAGSYGPLGVLTKPVMPHVIEQTIGYILAGRTGGYAELPRELRVLQSAH
- the metA gene encoding homoserine O-acetyltransferase MetA; this translates as MPIKIPDTLPAFEILVQEGVRVMTETVAVRQDIRPLQIGLLNLMPNKIKTELQMARLVGATPLQVELSLVRIGGHKAKNTSEEHLLSFYDTWDEVKHRKFDGFIITGAPVETLPFESVTYWDEMQQILDWTTTNVHSTMNVCWGAMAAIYHFHGVQKHELKEKAFGVYRHRNLCPSSVYLTGFSDDFQVPVSRWTEVRREDIDKIPDLRILMESDEMGVCLVEEAKGRRLYMFNHVEYDSTSLAEEYFRDVNAGVPIKMPHDYFPHNDVTLPPQNRWRSHAHLLFGNWINEIYQTTHYDLERIGTE
- a CDS encoding ABC-F family ATP-binding cassette domain-containing protein; translation: MAPPILKLDDIFLSFGGTPLLAGAGLQVEPGDRICLVGRNGSGKSTLMKIAAGLVEPQSGEVFRHPGATIRYLEQAPDFGDHRTVQAYAEAGLGPGDDPYRVTYLLEHLGLSGEEDPNRLSGGEARRAALARVMAPEPDILMLDEPTNHLDLPTIEWLEEELRKTRSALVLISHDRRFLEKVSTATVWLDRGTSRRLDRGFSYFEAWRDEVLAAEELEQHKLGKAIEREEHWLRYGVTARRKRNMRRLGELQTMRAAYRGHKGPQGSVQAAASEGRESGKLVIEAEAITKSYGHRLIVAPFSIRVHRGDRIGLVGPNGAGKTTLLKMLTGQLDPDSGTVRLGTNLEIATLDQKREDLDPEDTLSHYLTDGRGETLLVNGEQRHVAGYMKDFLFQPEQIRTPIKNLSGGERARLILARIMARPSNLLILDEPTNDLDIETLDLLQEIVAGYNGTVILVSHDRDFLDRTVTSTIAPADPETPDGRWIEYAGGYSDMLAQRRGVQEERRRSERQARERTETSAPAAEAPKNRGKLSFKQKFALENLPKDIAKAEAEISAREKRMADPYLFTRDPAGFTALASELEALRKQLAEMEEEWLELEMLREELEG
- a CDS encoding thiamine diphosphokinase, with amino-acid sequence MTKSTFTILLGGELTVTQRLREALEGSRFIAADGGMRHAATLRIEPELWVGDFDSTPPALIEAQSGVPRQPYPAAKNETDGEIATAEAIDRGAERLVLAGALGGERSDHALQHVFHALSLAERGIEVLLTSGAEEAVPLLPGRRLLDLPAGSLFSVIGFSELEGLDILNARYPLENFVLPFGSSRTISNVAEGPVAFSLKRGKAMIFARPYDLTGA
- a CDS encoding AAA family ATPase, with amino-acid sequence MQFHGTSDYIADTDLMVAVNAAIRLERPLLVKGEPGAGKTELARQIASALGLDLIEWNVKSTTKAQQGLYEYDAVSRLRDSQLGDERVNDVRNYIRQGKLWQAFAAPQKTVLLIDEIDKADIEFPNDLLQELDRMDFHVYETGETVKAQQRPIVIITSNNEKELPDAFLRRCFFHYIRFPDAETLARIVEVHYPGIKQELVRNALAQFYQIREVPGLRKKPSTSEALDWIRLLVSDDIDPADLRADVKTILPRLHGALLKNEQDVHLFERLAFMARRER